In the genome of Actinomadura graeca, one region contains:
- a CDS encoding zinc-dependent metalloprotease, with translation MSDTPFGFNRPGDGDDDRPQDPFKGMGGDMAQFADMLHRFADMIGGQGAGGAGGGPLNWDLAKNIARHSVVEQGDPSIVDAERRQVEEALRLADLWLDEGTTLPAGIRTPRAWSRSEWIEQTLPVWSKVCDPIAERMVESMGGALGGGGDIPADMQAMAGPLIGMVKQMAGAMVGGQAGQALGALAREVTGSADVGLPLAPDGVGALLPAGVEAFGAGLEVSDDEVRLYLALREAAHQRLFAHVPWLRTHMLGAVEEYARGITVDLSGIEQAVQGLDLSNPEALQEALGGEIQLQPEETPRQKAALSRLETTLALVEGWVDTVVNQVAEGRLPGSVKLAEAVRRRRATGGPAERTFATLVGLELRPRRLREAAALWRTIDEVRGNEGRDALWGHPDLLPTAADLDDPDGFVHGRDEIEGLSDLDISRLTKPVGDDPGDAKPDDAKPDDAKPDDAESGGTGFGDGKPGDEEDGPDAAGPRP, from the coding sequence ATGAGTGACACTCCCTTCGGCTTCAACCGTCCCGGCGACGGAGACGACGACCGGCCCCAGGATCCATTCAAGGGCATGGGCGGCGACATGGCGCAGTTCGCCGACATGCTGCACCGGTTCGCCGACATGATCGGCGGCCAGGGTGCGGGCGGTGCGGGCGGCGGCCCGCTGAACTGGGATCTGGCCAAGAACATCGCCCGGCACTCGGTGGTCGAGCAGGGCGACCCGTCGATCGTGGACGCCGAGCGGCGCCAGGTCGAGGAGGCGCTGCGCCTGGCCGACCTGTGGCTGGACGAGGGCACCACGCTGCCCGCCGGCATCCGGACGCCGCGGGCGTGGAGCCGGTCGGAGTGGATCGAGCAGACGCTGCCCGTCTGGTCCAAGGTGTGCGACCCGATCGCGGAGCGCATGGTGGAGTCCATGGGCGGCGCGCTCGGCGGCGGCGGGGACATCCCCGCCGACATGCAGGCGATGGCGGGCCCGCTGATCGGGATGGTCAAGCAGATGGCCGGGGCGATGGTCGGCGGCCAGGCGGGGCAGGCGCTCGGCGCGCTGGCCCGCGAGGTGACCGGCTCCGCCGACGTCGGGCTGCCGCTGGCGCCGGACGGCGTGGGCGCCCTGCTGCCCGCCGGGGTCGAGGCGTTCGGCGCGGGCCTGGAGGTCTCCGACGACGAGGTCCGGCTGTACCTGGCGCTGCGCGAGGCCGCCCACCAGCGGCTGTTCGCGCACGTCCCGTGGCTGCGCACGCACATGCTGGGCGCGGTCGAGGAGTACGCGCGGGGCATCACCGTCGACCTGTCGGGCATCGAGCAGGCCGTCCAGGGGCTCGATCTGAGCAACCCGGAGGCCCTGCAGGAGGCGCTCGGCGGGGAGATCCAGCTCCAGCCCGAGGAGACCCCGCGGCAGAAGGCGGCGCTGTCCCGGCTGGAGACCACCCTCGCGCTGGTCGAGGGCTGGGTGGACACCGTCGTCAACCAGGTCGCCGAGGGGCGGCTGCCCGGGTCGGTGAAGCTCGCCGAGGCGGTGCGGCGGCGCCGCGCCACCGGCGGCCCGGCGGAGCGGACGTTCGCGACGCTGGTCGGCCTGGAGCTGCGGCCGCGGCGGCTGCGGGAGGCCGCGGCGCTGTGGCGGACGATCGACGAGGTGCGCGGCAACGAGGGCCGGGACGCGCTCTGGGGCCATCCCGACCTGCTGCCGACCGCCGCCGACCTGGACGACCCCGACGGGTTCGTGCACGGCCGCGACGAGATCGAGGGCCTGTCCGACCTCGACATCTCCAGGCTCACCAAGCCCGTGGGCGACGACCCCGGCGACGCCAAGCCCGACGACGCCAAGCCCGACGATGCCAAGCCGGACGACGCCGAGAGCGGTGGGACCGGGTTCGGCGACGGCAAGCCCGGCGACGAGGAGGACGGGCCGGACGCCGCGGGGCCCCGCCCGTGA
- a CDS encoding enoyl-CoA hydratase/isomerase family protein, which produces MSDELSDEPSGEPSGESSDGPSGVLLVERRADGITVLTLNDPDRRNAMSDAMTAAWRTAVSGLRADKALRCVVITGAGGAFTSGGDLAWLADTGAEAVPALRDRMLEFYRTWLSVRTLEVPTIAAINGPAVGAGLCLALACDLRYAASDARLLAPFTALGLHPGMAATWLLPEVAGLPLAREMLLTGRALTGAEAEARGLVNHAVPRERVLGEALAAAELVAARAPVATRLTKVALSGGGHPDMESALRWESLAQPVTMATRDMIEGIAAQRDRRPPRFTGA; this is translated from the coding sequence ATGTCCGATGAGCTGTCCGATGAGCCGTCCGGTGAGCCGTCCGGTGAGTCGTCCGATGGGCCGTCCGGCGTGCTGCTGGTCGAGCGCCGCGCCGACGGGATCACCGTCCTCACGCTGAACGACCCGGACCGCCGCAACGCGATGTCCGACGCGATGACCGCGGCCTGGAGGACGGCCGTGTCCGGTCTCCGCGCGGACAAGGCACTGCGCTGCGTCGTGATCACCGGCGCGGGCGGCGCCTTCACCTCCGGCGGCGACCTCGCCTGGCTCGCCGACACCGGCGCCGAGGCCGTCCCCGCCCTCCGCGACCGGATGCTGGAGTTCTACCGGACGTGGCTGTCGGTCCGGACCCTCGAAGTGCCCACGATCGCCGCGATCAACGGGCCCGCGGTCGGCGCCGGCCTCTGCCTCGCGCTGGCCTGCGACCTGCGCTACGCCGCGTCCGACGCCCGGCTGCTCGCCCCGTTCACCGCCCTCGGGCTGCACCCCGGCATGGCCGCCACCTGGCTGCTGCCCGAGGTCGCCGGGCTGCCGCTGGCCCGCGAGATGCTGCTGACCGGACGCGCCCTCACCGGGGCCGAGGCCGAGGCGCGCGGGCTGGTCAACCACGCCGTCCCGCGCGAGCGGGTGCTCGGCGAGGCCCTCGCCGCCGCCGAGCTGGTCGCCGCGCGGGCACCGGTCGCGACCCGGCTCACCAAGGTCGCCCTGTCGGGCGGCGGGCACCCCGACATGGAGTCGGCGCTCCGCTGGGAGTCCCTCGCCCAGCCGGTCACCATGGCCACCCGGGACATGATCGAGGGCATCGCGGCCCAGCGGGACAGGCGCCCCCCGCGGTTCACCGGAGCCTGA
- a CDS encoding M48 family metallopeptidase, which produces MSAYRDGDKVVVMVPSRLSKAEEEQWIATILERLAERERRRRPSDADLQSRARELSRRYLDGRADPVSVRWVANQRTRWGSCTPDDGTIRLSTRLRGMPGWVVDYVLVHELAHLLIPGHGADFWELVGNYPKADRARGYLEGVAAAAHLPMEADAPGGEPAEDLHRVDGLHPGGDLPGGYPREAAG; this is translated from the coding sequence GTGTCCGCATATCGCGACGGGGACAAGGTGGTGGTGATGGTTCCGTCAAGGCTGAGCAAGGCCGAAGAGGAACAGTGGATCGCGACCATCCTGGAGCGGCTCGCCGAGCGGGAACGCCGCCGGCGCCCCAGCGACGCCGACCTCCAGTCCCGCGCACGCGAGCTGTCACGCCGCTACCTGGACGGCCGCGCCGACCCCGTCAGCGTCCGCTGGGTCGCCAACCAGCGCACCCGCTGGGGGTCGTGCACGCCGGACGACGGAACGATCCGGCTGTCCACCCGGCTGCGCGGCATGCCCGGCTGGGTCGTCGACTACGTCCTGGTGCACGAGCTGGCCCACCTGCTCATCCCCGGTCACGGCGCCGACTTCTGGGAGCTGGTCGGCAACTATCCGAAGGCCGACCGCGCCCGCGGCTACCTCGAAGGCGTCGCCGCCGCCGCGCACCTGCCGATGGAGGCCGACGCGCCCGGCGGCGAACCCGCCGAGGACCTGCACCGTGTCGACGGCCTGCACCCCGGCGGCGACCTCCCGGGCGGCTACCCCCGCGAGGCCGCCGGGTGA
- a CDS encoding NUDIX hydrolase, translated as MTVPLYEDARRVLESWHAPDSGQERARLDFLRHLEEHPADGLWRECAAGHITASAVVLDSSRSRVLLTLHAKIKAWLQLGGHCEPGDVTLAGAALREATEESGIDGLRLLPGPVQLDRHAVRCHPEGTWHLDVQFAAIAPSGARHTASDESDDLGWFPVDALPEPTDDVVRGLVARALAS; from the coding sequence GTGACGGTCCCCCTGTACGAGGACGCCCGGCGCGTCCTGGAGTCGTGGCACGCGCCCGACTCCGGCCAGGAGCGGGCGCGGCTGGATTTCCTGAGGCATCTGGAGGAGCACCCGGCGGACGGGCTGTGGCGGGAGTGCGCGGCGGGGCACATCACCGCCAGCGCCGTCGTCCTGGACTCCTCGCGGTCCCGGGTGCTGCTGACGCTGCACGCCAAGATCAAGGCGTGGCTCCAGCTCGGCGGGCACTGCGAGCCCGGCGACGTCACGCTCGCGGGCGCGGCGCTGCGGGAGGCGACGGAGGAGTCGGGCATCGACGGGTTGCGGCTGCTGCCGGGCCCCGTCCAGCTCGACCGGCACGCGGTGCGCTGCCATCCGGAGGGCACCTGGCATCTGGACGTGCAGTTCGCCGCCATCGCACCGTCCGGGGCGCGCCACACCGCCAGCGACGAGTCCGATGACCTCGGCTGGTTCCCCGTCGACGCGCTCCCGGAGCCGACCGACGACGTCGTCCGCGGCCTGGTGGCGAGGGCCCTGGCGTCCTGA